In Dehalococcoidia bacterium, a single window of DNA contains:
- a CDS encoding formate C-acetyltransferase/glycerol dehydratase family glycyl radical enzyme, producing METSGATRSRIERMKEKLLSSPYEVCIERACLYTKSYQETEGQPSAVRAAKALAKTLAEMTIYIWEEDLIAGNRTSKRLAGVIPIERGDISAVLEMDMDTMGKRKRPFMISEDDRRVLREEILPYWKGKTIRDKKATLWAERGLMKVKLLGEIGRNCPNLAMDIFDVQGHLVLGHGNVMRQGFSGIKERSKEHWEKLQTENPDDRKNADFLQAVIICSEGAIAFAHRFAGEAMKLAENEADPRRRDELLRIADNCRWVPANPPRTFYEAMQCLWFTQVIAQISYGMAGTFALGRVDQYLYPFYKRDIEQGIITKEEAQELIEELELKLTSNILLLPEMGIEVSSTLGTSPQPITIGGLTKDGKDATNELSWMILEVSEKLKAVINNLAIRIHSKTSDDFILRACRVYRSTSGQAFYNDEAVIPALLSDGYSLEDARDYAIVGCVEPTGSGDTFACTGGNDLKLGGVLEMVLTNGGYRLMGGQGLPTGDPTRFETFDEVMDAFRRQLEHNVKMAVDAVNIKDAIYQAEFPAPFVSATLTGCVESGRDATDGGARYNFGSITARGLGTTADSLAAIKKLVFDDRVLTVSELVELLETNFEGKDELRHLLINRAPKYGNDEDYVDLIAKEIAELFCREVTEHQSIRGGHFRPSFYSYGTHVLDGLFLGATPDGRMAGEALSNGISPVNAREKKGPTAVLNSAAKLEHTLISNGNALNLRLLPSLVQDEAALGKVASLVKTYFYLGGMHLQFNVVSSETLEDAQKHPQDYRDLVVRVSGYSAFFTDLGKRIQDDIIARTEFGP from the coding sequence ATGGAAACGTCGGGGGCAACTCGGTCTAGGATCGAACGGATGAAGGAAAAGCTGCTTTCCTCCCCTTACGAGGTCTGTATCGAGAGGGCTTGCCTCTATACAAAGAGCTATCAGGAAACGGAGGGGCAGCCATCAGCTGTAAGGGCGGCAAAGGCCTTGGCTAAGACGCTTGCCGAGATGACCATCTACATCTGGGAAGAGGATCTCATTGCTGGCAATAGAACAAGCAAGCGCCTGGCCGGGGTCATCCCTATAGAGCGCGGTGACATTAGTGCTGTCCTCGAGATGGATATGGACACGATGGGAAAGAGGAAACGCCCTTTTATGATAAGCGAGGATGATAGGAGGGTCTTAAGGGAGGAAATCCTGCCCTACTGGAAGGGAAAAACGATTCGAGACAAGAAAGCTACCCTGTGGGCCGAAAGGGGCTTAATGAAAGTAAAACTCCTCGGCGAAATCGGTAGAAATTGCCCAAACCTTGCCATGGATATATTCGATGTCCAAGGGCATCTGGTTCTGGGACATGGGAACGTGATGCGTCAGGGTTTCAGCGGAATCAAGGAGAGGTCAAAGGAGCACTGGGAGAAACTGCAAACAGAGAATCCTGACGACAGAAAGAACGCGGACTTCCTCCAGGCGGTGATCATCTGCTCCGAGGGCGCCATCGCCTTCGCTCACAGGTTTGCTGGGGAGGCAATGAAGCTAGCGGAGAATGAAGCAGATCCGAGGAGAAGGGATGAGTTGCTAAGAATAGCGGATAATTGTCGATGGGTTCCTGCCAATCCCCCCAGAACATTTTATGAAGCAATGCAGTGCCTGTGGTTTACCCAGGTGATTGCCCAAATCAGCTATGGTATGGCTGGAACGTTCGCCCTAGGAAGGGTAGATCAATATCTATATCCATTCTACAAGAGAGATATTGAGCAGGGGATAATCACCAAAGAAGAGGCTCAGGAGCTTATTGAGGAGCTTGAACTCAAACTGACATCTAATATACTGTTGCTGCCTGAAATGGGGATAGAGGTTTCCAGTACACTAGGTACAAGCCCACAGCCAATAACCATAGGCGGCCTGACCAAAGATGGTAAGGATGCTACAAATGAATTGTCTTGGATGATCTTGGAAGTATCCGAGAAACTGAAGGCCGTAATCAACAACCTAGCGATAAGGATTCATAGCAAGACCTCTGATGATTTCATACTGAGGGCATGCCGGGTCTACAGGTCAACTTCAGGACAGGCATTCTACAATGATGAAGCAGTCATTCCAGCGTTGCTAAGCGACGGATACAGCTTGGAAGACGCTAGGGATTATGCCATCGTTGGCTGCGTTGAGCCTACCGGTTCTGGGGACACCTTTGCCTGCACCGGTGGCAACGATCTTAAGCTGGGAGGGGTCTTGGAGATGGTGCTCACCAACGGCGGTTATCGCCTGATGGGTGGGCAGGGGCTGCCAACAGGAGACCCCACAAGGTTCGAGACCTTCGATGAGGTTATGGACGCTTTCCGCAGGCAGCTAGAGCACAATGTAAAGATGGCAGTCGATGCGGTGAACATAAAGGATGCTATCTACCAGGCAGAATTCCCTGCACCCTTCGTCTCCGCCACTCTGACGGGCTGTGTTGAAAGTGGAAGGGACGCAACGGACGGTGGAGCGCGCTACAACTTCGGCTCAATCACAGCGAGGGGTTTAGGCACTACTGCAGACTCACTGGCAGCGATCAAGAAACTCGTCTTTGATGACCGAGTGCTCACCGTTTCGGAGCTGGTTGAGCTGCTGGAAACGAACTTCGAAGGAAAAGATGAGCTGCGACATTTATTAATCAACCGAGCTCCCAAGTACGGAAACGATGAAGACTATGTAGACCTTATAGCGAAGGAGATTGCGGAGCTCTTCTGTCGTGAGGTAACCGAGCACCAGAGCATCAGGGGAGGGCACTTCAGGCCATCGTTCTACTCCTATGGAACCCATGTCCTCGACGGTCTGTTCCTGGGTGCTACCCCTGATGGCAGAATGGCAGGAGAAGCGCTATCAAACGGCATATCCCCAGTAAATGCCCGGGAGAAAAAGGGGCCAACGGCAGTGCTCAACTCCGCAGCCAAACTGGAGCATACGCTAATATCCAATGGGAATGCCTTGAATCTCAGACTCCTTCCCTCCCTAGTTCAGGATGAGGCGGCGCTAGGAAAGGTTGCGTCGTTGGTAAAAACCTATTTCTATTTGGGTGGCATGCACCTGCAGTTCAACGTGGTCTCCAGCGAAACGCTGGAAGATGCCCAAAAACATCCGCAAGACTATAGGGATTTGGTGGTCAGGGTCTCCGGATACAGTGCCTTCTTTACGGATCTGGGCAAGCGCATTCAAGATGACATTATCGCCAGGACAGAGTTCGGCCCTTAA
- a CDS encoding protealysin inhibitor emfourin — protein sequence MTKANIAKVKTKKGMYKKMSYNMKHIVIVVMVLACIAIVTSAVWITSASNIMLSYHRSGGIAGLDDQLVIDDGGHCELQREHTKGEFTLEPNRLKHLIYLLDDADFFSLNDKYLPADTGADFFEYVISYKAEGKEHTVYTMDGAVPDALQPILDELAQIISSNS from the coding sequence ATGACAAAGGCAAATATTGCTAAAGTAAAGACAAAAAAAGGTATGTACAAAAAGATGAGCTATAATATGAAGCATATTGTGATCGTGGTTATGGTCCTGGCCTGTATTGCGATCGTGACTAGCGCAGTCTGGATAACTAGTGCCAGCAACATCATGCTAAGTTACCACCGTAGCGGCGGCATAGCTGGCCTTGATGATCAGTTAGTCATTGACGATGGTGGACATTGTGAACTCCAACGCGAACACACTAAAGGAGAATTCACACTTGAGCCGAACCGATTAAAGCATTTGATATATCTTCTGGACGACGCGGACTTTTTTAGTCTAAACGACAAGTACCTCCCTGCTGATACTGGCGCTGATTTTTTCGAATACGTGATTTCCTACAAAGCAGAGGGTAAGGAACATACAGTATATACTATGGATGGTGCAGTTCCTGATGCCCTACAACCTATCCTGGACGAACTGGCCCAAATCATTTCTAGCAATAGCTGA